In the genome of Buchnera aphidicola (Chaitophorus sp. 3695), one region contains:
- the ilvB gene encoding biosynthetic-type acetolactate synthase large subunit, with the protein MKIFSGAEILVKSLIDQRVKHIFGYPGGAVLEIYDALKNINKIKHILVRHEQAATHMADGYTRATGNIGVVLVTSGPGATNAITGIATAYMDSIPMIIISGQVDLKLIGYDAFQECDMIGISRPIVKHSFLVKKTKDIACIINKSFWIALSGRPGPVVIDLPKNILSSEKKISYYNSKKIYIKSYKPYIKIKKKLIKKSIKKILQSKKPIVYIGGGVINSNCTKQLKYFVEKLNLPVTSSLMALGGFPGTHIQNLGMLGMHGTYTANMSMHHSDIILALGVRFDDRTTNNVKKYCPSARIIHVDIDPTSISKTIKANIAIIGDIKKVLKKIIKYLNQKKYKNFKKNISLWWKKILTWKKNNNLEYKNSTKKIKPQYVIQTILKLTKGKFYITSDVGQHQMFTALYYLFDKPRRWINSGGLGTMGFGFPAALGVKLALPKKNVICITGDGSIQMNIQELSTAMQYKIPILILNLNNHSLGMVKQWQDIIYNGRYSHSYMKSLPNFVKLAESYGHIGISISKPKNLKKKIKKALYYLSQKKLVFVDIQVDSTEHVYPMQIKGGGMNDMKFKK; encoded by the coding sequence ATGAAAATTTTTTCAGGTGCAGAAATTCTTGTAAAATCATTAATTGATCAACGAGTCAAGCATATTTTTGGATATCCTGGAGGAGCCGTTTTAGAAATATATGATGCTTTGAAAAATATAAATAAAATTAAACATATTCTAGTACGTCATGAACAAGCTGCAACTCATATGGCAGATGGTTATACACGAGCTACAGGAAATATAGGAGTAGTATTAGTAACTTCTGGTCCAGGAGCTACTAATGCAATTACAGGAATTGCTACAGCATATATGGATTCTATTCCTATGATTATTATCTCTGGGCAAGTAGATTTAAAATTAATCGGATACGATGCTTTTCAAGAATGCGATATGATAGGAATTTCAAGACCTATAGTAAAACATAGTTTTTTAGTAAAAAAAACAAAAGATATTGCTTGTATAATAAACAAATCTTTTTGGATCGCTTTAAGTGGAAGACCAGGTCCTGTTGTAATTGACTTACCTAAAAATATTTTATCTTCAGAGAAAAAAATTTCTTATTATAATTCAAAAAAAATTTATATAAAGTCTTATAAACCTTATATTAAAATCAAAAAAAAACTTATTAAAAAATCTATAAAAAAAATTCTTCAATCTAAAAAACCTATAGTATATATTGGAGGAGGAGTTATAAATTCTAATTGCACCAAACAGTTAAAATATTTTGTAGAAAAATTAAATCTTCCAGTTACTAGTTCACTTATGGCATTAGGAGGATTTCCTGGAACTCACATTCAAAACTTAGGAATGTTAGGAATGCACGGAACATATACTGCAAATATGAGTATGCATCATTCTGATATAATTTTAGCATTAGGAGTAAGATTTGATGATAGAACAACAAATAATGTAAAAAAATATTGTCCTTCTGCAAGAATAATACATGTAGATATAGATCCAACATCTATTTCAAAAACTATAAAAGCAAATATCGCAATTATAGGAGATATTAAAAAAGTTTTAAAAAAAATTATAAAATATTTAAATCAAAAAAAATATAAAAATTTTAAAAAAAATATATCATTATGGTGGAAAAAAATTCTTACTTGGAAAAAAAATAATAATTTAGAATATAAAAATAGTACAAAAAAAATTAAACCACAATATGTAATACAAACAATATTAAAATTAACTAAAGGGAAATTTTATATTACTTCAGATGTAGGGCAACATCAAATGTTTACAGCTTTATATTATTTATTTGATAAGCCAAGAAGATGGATTAATTCTGGAGGATTAGGAACTATGGGATTTGGCTTTCCAGCTGCTTTAGGTGTAAAATTAGCACTTCCAAAAAAAAATGTTATTTGTATTACAGGAGATGGAAGTATTCAAATGAACATTCAAGAACTCTCTACTGCTATGCAATATAAAATTCCGATTTTAATATTAAATTTGAATAATCACTCGTTAGGAATGGTTAAACAATGGCAAGATATTATATATAATGGTAGATATTCACATTCATATATGAAATCTTTACCAAACTTTGTAAAATTAGCAGAATCTTATGGACATATTGGTATATCTATTTCTAAACCTAAAAATTTAAAAAAAAAAATAAAAAAAGCACTTTACTATCTTTCTCAAAAAAAACTTGTGTTTGTAGACATTCAAGTAGATTCTACTGAACATGTCTATCCTATGCAAATTAAAGGGGGAGGAATGAATGATATGAAATTTAAAAAATAG
- a CDS encoding trypsin-like peptidase domain-containing protein: MNINFFLKKIIIIFFFLITFIFSRLALCDNNPNVKFNLTADQNLNLAPMLKNIMPSIVRVITNYHNFHGRYFCNALIENKIDNVHDSNQNTLKNKNFCNKNKFLKKYITYTFSHTKNNKLGSGVIIDSTNSYVITNYHVISKAAKIDVYLTNGKIYHALVVGKSRKMDLALLKLCNAKNLQAINIANIKNVHVGDYAIAIGSPYNLKNSVSFGIVSALKRVNHELNLYDDFIQTDAAINHGNSGGPLVNTKGELIGLNTSILSNTADDGNSGIGFSIPTNTILRFVEQIKKNGEYHPGTLGILGTQLNQTIIDELELSINGGILINSVQNHSAATKSDLYPGDIISSVDNKTFHNMFYFRSILKNFVEGDVISLKIIRDGKYITKKVTLKYNPSSLRHAGTLHYKLEGSLIDVYDSKNEEKDLKNCSDCCNDNESSISNLSGIIIKSLNKNSFSKRSGLCKNDVIISVNHIKVNDIKSLKKALSVYKNIIILEIVREQYKFFKIIS; encoded by the coding sequence ATGAATATAAATTTTTTTTTAAAAAAAATAATAATAATATTTTTTTTCTTAATTACTTTTATTTTTTCAAGATTAGCTTTATGTGATAATAACCCTAATGTGAAATTTAATTTGACTGCAGATCAAAATTTAAATTTAGCACCTATGTTAAAAAATATTATGCCTTCTATTGTACGTGTTATTACAAATTATCATAATTTTCATGGTAGATATTTTTGTAACGCTTTGATAGAAAACAAGATTGATAATGTTCATGATAGTAATCAAAATACTTTAAAAAATAAAAATTTTTGTAATAAAAACAAATTTTTAAAAAAATATATAACATATACTTTTAGTCATACAAAGAATAATAAATTAGGTTCAGGTGTTATTATTGATTCTACGAATTCTTATGTTATTACTAATTATCATGTGATTAGTAAAGCTGCTAAAATAGATGTTTATTTAACCAATGGAAAAATATATCATGCTCTTGTAGTTGGAAAAAGTAGAAAAATGGATTTAGCTTTATTAAAATTATGTAATGCTAAAAATTTGCAAGCTATAAACATTGCTAATATTAAAAATGTACATGTTGGAGATTATGCTATTGCAATTGGTAGTCCTTATAATTTAAAAAATTCTGTAAGTTTTGGAATTGTTTCTGCATTAAAAAGAGTAAATCATGAATTAAATTTATATGATGATTTTATTCAGACTGATGCGGCCATTAATCATGGAAATTCTGGTGGTCCTTTAGTAAATACTAAAGGCGAATTAATTGGACTAAATACTTCTATATTATCTAATACTGCAGATGATGGTAATAGTGGTATTGGATTTTCTATACCTACGAATACTATTTTAAGATTTGTGGAACAAATTAAAAAAAATGGAGAATATCATCCAGGAACATTAGGTATTTTAGGAACACAGTTAAATCAAACTATAATAGATGAATTAGAACTTTCTATTAATGGAGGGATATTAATAAATTCAGTTCAAAATCATTCTGCTGCAACAAAAAGCGATCTTTATCCTGGAGATATAATTTCTTCTGTTGATAATAAAACTTTTCATAATATGTTTTATTTTCGATCTATTTTAAAAAATTTTGTTGAAGGTGATGTGATTTCATTAAAAATTATAAGAGATGGAAAATATATTACTAAAAAAGTAACATTAAAATATAATCCATCATCTTTACGACATGCAGGAACATTACATTATAAACTAGAAGGTTCTTTAATAGATGTATATGATTCAAAAAATGAAGAAAAAGATTTAAAAAATTGTTCAGATTGTTGTAATGATAATGAATCATCTATTTCTAATTTAAGTGGAATTATTATAAAAAGTTTAAATAAAAATAGTTTTTCTAAAAGATCTGGATTATGTAAAAATGATGTGATTATTTCAGTAAATCATATTAAAGTTAATGATATTAAGTCTTTGAAAAAAGCTTTATCTGTTTATAAAAATATTATTATTTTAGAAATTGTTCGAGAACAATATAAGTTTTTTAAGATTATTTCTTAA
- the dapD gene encoding 2,3,4,5-tetrahydropyridine-2,6-dicarboxylate N-succinyltransferase, which produces MNDIKKIINDAYKKKDNLQTIINNQKILNTVKNVINMINKGKIRISEKINTKWITHKWIKKSILLFLYLKKNKIFNANFTSYYDKVSLKYKNYTKQNFKKDKIRIAPYAIVRYGSFIEKNTVLMPCFVNIGAYIGSQSMIDTWATIGSCAQIGKNVHISGGVGIGGVLEPLQNNPTIIEDNCFIGARSEIVEGVIIEKGSVISMGVFIGKSTKIYDRTTGKTYYGKVPKNSVVVPGSLPSKDKKYSLYSAIIVKKVDSQTLNKTEINYLLRNKK; this is translated from the coding sequence ATGAATGATATAAAAAAAATAATTAATGATGCATATAAAAAAAAAGATAATCTGCAAACTATTATAAATAATCAAAAAATTTTAAATACAGTAAAAAATGTTATAAATATGATTAATAAAGGTAAAATAAGAATATCAGAAAAAATTAATACAAAATGGATTACACATAAATGGATTAAAAAATCTATATTACTATTTTTATATTTAAAAAAAAATAAAATATTTAATGCAAATTTTACTTCTTACTATGATAAAGTTTCATTAAAATATAAAAATTATACAAAACAAAACTTTAAGAAAGATAAAATTCGGATCGCACCTTATGCAATTGTAAGATATGGATCGTTTATTGAAAAAAATACTGTTTTAATGCCTTGTTTTGTAAATATTGGTGCATATATTGGTAGTCAAAGTATGATTGATACTTGGGCAACAATAGGATCTTGTGCTCAAATAGGGAAAAATGTTCATATATCTGGAGGAGTAGGTATAGGTGGAGTACTTGAACCTTTACAAAATAATCCTACTATTATTGAAGATAATTGTTTTATCGGAGCTAGATCTGAGATAGTTGAAGGAGTGATTATAGAAAAAGGATCTGTTATATCTATGGGAGTATTTATTGGAAAAAGCACTAAAATATATGATCGTACTACTGGAAAAACATATTATGGTAAAGTTCCTAAAAATTCAGTTGTAGTACCAGGAAGTTTACCTTCTAAAGATAAAAAATATAGTTTATATAGTGCGATTATAGTTAAAAAAGTAGATTCACAAACTTTAAACAAAACAGAAATTAATTATTTATTAAGAAATAAAAAATAA
- the map gene encoding type I methionyl aminopeptidase, which yields MIIIKNEFDIKQMTIAGKITAQVLNMIKKYIVPGISTGEIDDICKDYIYNKKKIVSACFGYQGYPKYTCISKNNTVCHGIPSYKEKLKNGDIVNIDISIIKNGYFGDSSKMFFVGKCSNLAKKLCNITKKSLYESIKIVKHNLPLRKIGKKIQKIAEKNKFSIVREYCGHGIGKNFHEEPYVLHYDNHDNTILLKQGMIFTIEPMINAGKKDIYCEKDKWTIKTKDNSLSAQYEHTILVTQNGYKVLTLRKNEKIL from the coding sequence ATGATTATTATTAAAAATGAATTTGATATAAAACAAATGACAATAGCAGGAAAAATCACAGCTCAAGTTTTAAATATGATTAAAAAATATATCGTTCCTGGAATTAGTACAGGAGAAATTGATGATATCTGTAAAGATTATATTTATAATAAAAAAAAAATTGTTTCAGCTTGTTTCGGATATCAAGGATATCCAAAATATACTTGTATTTCTAAAAATAATACAGTCTGTCATGGTATTCCAAGTTATAAAGAAAAATTAAAAAATGGAGATATTGTTAATATCGATATCTCTATCATAAAAAACGGTTATTTTGGAGATTCTTCTAAAATGTTTTTTGTAGGTAAATGTTCTAATCTAGCAAAAAAACTATGTAATATTACAAAAAAAAGTTTATATGAATCTATAAAAATTGTAAAACATAATTTACCTTTAAGAAAAATAGGAAAAAAAATTCAAAAAATAGCTGAAAAAAATAAATTTTCTATTGTACGCGAATACTGTGGACATGGAATTGGAAAAAATTTTCATGAAGAACCTTATGTTTTACATTATGATAATCATGATAATACAATATTATTAAAACAAGGAATGATATTTACAATAGAACCTATGATTAATGCTGGAAAAAAAGATATATATTGTGAAAAAGATAAATGGACAATAAAAACTAAAGATAATAGTTTGTCTGCTCAATACGAGCATACAATATTAGTAACACAAAATGGATATAAGGTACTTACTTTAAGAAAAAACGAAAAAATTCTTTAA
- the rpsB gene encoding 30S ribosomal protein S2 → MIQISMKEMLKAGVHFGHQTRYWNPKMKPFIFGSQNKIHIINLEKTLPMFQDALLELKRIHARNGKILFVGTKRSARSLIKKSAVLCKQYYVNHRWLGGMLTNWNTVRQSIQHLKDLENQSKDGTFNKLTKKEVLIRTRKLYKLENSLGGIKNMGGIPDCLFVIDANYENIAIKEANHLNIPVFSVVDTNSNPDGVNFIIPGNDDAVRSVNFYLEQVVFVIQDNIKKKNFTYDDVFKKN, encoded by the coding sequence ATGATACAAATTTCTATGAAAGAAATGTTAAAAGCAGGTGTTCATTTTGGTCATCAAACACGTTATTGGAATCCTAAAATGAAACCTTTTATATTTGGTTCACAAAATAAAATACATATTATTAATTTAGAAAAAACATTACCTATGTTTCAAGATGCATTATTAGAATTAAAAAGAATTCATGCAAGAAATGGAAAAATTTTATTTGTTGGTACTAAACGTTCTGCTAGAAGTTTAATTAAAAAATCTGCTGTTTTATGTAAACAGTATTATGTGAATCATCGTTGGTTAGGTGGAATGTTGACTAATTGGAATACTGTAAGACAGTCTATACAACATTTAAAAGATTTGGAAAATCAATCTAAAGATGGAACTTTTAATAAACTTACTAAAAAAGAAGTTTTAATTAGAACTCGTAAATTATATAAATTAGAAAATAGTTTAGGAGGAATAAAAAATATGGGTGGAATTCCAGATTGTTTATTTGTTATAGATGCTAATTATGAAAATATTGCTATAAAAGAAGCTAATCATTTAAATATTCCTGTATTTTCTGTTGTAGATACAAATTCTAATCCTGATGGTGTTAATTTTATTATTCCAGGAAATGATGATGCTGTTCGATCTGTTAATTTTTACTTAGAGCAAGTAGTATTTGTTATTCAAGATAATATTAAGAAAAAAAATTTTACATATGATGATGTTTTTAAAAAAAATTAA
- the tsf gene encoding translation elongation factor Ts, with amino-acid sequence MQISSNLIKKLRLITESGILDCKKALLKKKGNIDAAIDYLRKKGKSKALNKISRQTLQGSIFNKTKKNIGVMLEVNCETDFVSKDKHFIDFGNKIISYALRKKIKNLLQIQENFDVDRINLISILGENIKISKYSILIGDFICNYLHRSRIGVLVQSNSMDFSLMKYIAMHIAASKPLYLNPESIPNEVLIREKNIQLDMSLQTGKSNFISKKIVEGRMKKFFSEISLTKQPFILDPKKTVEQYLLEHNILLKNFVRFGVGEKII; translated from the coding sequence ATGCAAATTTCATCTAATTTAATAAAAAAATTAAGATTAATAACTGAATCTGGTATTTTAGATTGTAAAAAAGCTTTATTAAAAAAAAAAGGTAATATTGATGCTGCTATTGATTATTTAAGAAAAAAAGGAAAATCTAAAGCTTTAAATAAAATATCTAGACAAACTTTACAAGGATCTATATTTAATAAAACTAAAAAAAATATAGGAGTCATGTTAGAAGTAAATTGTGAAACAGATTTTGTTTCTAAAGATAAACATTTTATTGATTTTGGAAATAAAATTATATCGTATGCTTTAAGAAAAAAAATAAAAAATTTACTTCAAATACAAGAAAATTTTGATGTTGATCGAATAAATTTAATTTCTATATTAGGTGAAAATATTAAAATTTCTAAATATTCTATTTTAATTGGGGATTTTATTTGTAATTATTTACATCGTTCTAGAATAGGTGTTTTAGTACAAAGTAATTCTATGGATTTTTCTTTAATGAAATATATTGCAATGCATATTGCAGCTAGTAAACCTTTATATTTAAATCCTGAAAGTATTCCGAATGAAGTTCTTATAAGAGAAAAAAATATTCAATTAGATATGTCTTTACAAACGGGAAAATCTAATTTTATATCTAAAAAAATTGTTGAAGGAAGAATGAAAAAATTTTTTAGTGAAATATCTTTAACAAAACAACCTTTTATTTTAGATCCCAAAAAAACTGTTGAACAATATTTATTAGAACATAATATTTTATTAAAAAATTTTGTTCGTTTTGGAGTTGGTGAAAAAATTATATAA
- the pyrH gene encoding UMP kinase, whose translation MVKYNHFLKYPRVVLKLSGESLTSINSNSSIDSKSLLFLSKEIKKIIDLNVELAIVIGAGNLFRGNKLQNCGMNRVVADHIGMLSTVINGLALNNFISQMNIKTVLMSSIPLNGICEIYDWNKAIKLLSQKTVVIFSAGIGNPFFTTDSAACLRAIEIQADIVLKGTNVDGVYTSDPKKNVNAVLYSKLTYKKVLEKELQVMDLSAFALARDYKLPIRVFNINKLNALFRIIKGLNEGTLIN comes from the coding sequence ATGGTTAAATATAATCATTTTCTAAAATATCCTCGAGTAGTTTTAAAATTAAGTGGAGAATCATTGACTAGTATAAATAGTAATTCTAGTATTGATTCTAAATCTTTACTTTTTTTATCTAAAGAAATTAAAAAAATTATAGATTTAAATGTTGAATTAGCAATTGTTATCGGAGCTGGAAATTTATTTCGAGGAAATAAATTACAAAATTGTGGAATGAATAGAGTAGTTGCAGATCATATTGGTATGCTATCTACAGTTATAAATGGATTAGCTTTAAATAATTTTATTAGTCAAATGAATATTAAAACTGTATTAATGTCTTCTATTCCGTTAAACGGAATTTGTGAAATTTATGATTGGAATAAAGCAATAAAATTGTTATCACAGAAAACTGTTGTAATATTTTCTGCTGGCATTGGAAATCCTTTTTTTACAACAGATTCTGCTGCATGTTTAAGAGCTATTGAAATTCAAGCTGATATTGTTTTAAAAGGTACAAATGTAGATGGAGTGTATACATCCGATCCAAAAAAAAATGTTAATGCTGTATTATATTCTAAATTAACTTATAAAAAAGTATTAGAAAAAGAATTACAGGTAATGGATTTATCAGCTTTTGCTTTAGCTAGAGATTATAAATTACCTATTCGAGTTTTTAATATTAATAAATTAAATGCTTTATTTAGAATTATAAAAGGTTTGAATGAAGGTACTTTAATTAATTAA
- the frr gene encoding ribosome recycling factor — protein sequence MISNLKKETEEKMKICVKNFVSSINTLRTDRASPDLLKNLYIEYYGKKTVLSNISNITVEDSRTLRINTFDHKINKQVEKSIINSNLGLNPISIGNIIRVPIPQLTEERRKKLIKILYNKSEKSKISIRIARRESNDLVKNLLKNKDISRNEEKKLQNEIQLLTDFYVKEINNLTTKKEIQLNSF from the coding sequence ATGATAAGTAATCTTAAAAAAGAAACTGAAGAAAAAATGAAAATTTGTGTTAAAAATTTTGTTTCTTCTATAAATACTTTAAGAACTGATAGAGCATCTCCTGATTTATTAAAAAATTTATATATTGAATATTATGGTAAGAAAACAGTTTTAAGTAATATTTCTAATATTACTGTAGAAGATTCTCGTACTTTGCGTATAAATACTTTTGATCATAAAATTAATAAACAAGTTGAAAAATCTATTATAAATTCCAATTTAGGATTAAATCCTATTTCTATTGGAAATATAATTCGAGTTCCTATACCACAATTAACTGAAGAAAGAAGAAAAAAATTAATTAAGATATTATATAATAAATCTGAAAAAAGTAAGATATCTATTAGAATAGCGCGAAGAGAGTCTAACGATTTAGTAAAAAATTTATTAAAAAATAAAGATATTAGTAGAAATGAAGAAAAAAAATTACAAAATGAAATTCAATTATTAACTGATTTTTATGTTAAAGAAATTAATAATTTAACAACAAAAAAAGAAATTCAATTAAATAGTTTTTAA
- the bamA gene encoding outer membrane protein assembly factor BamA: protein MKIKKFFLLFLLIFSINIGYAHNKVLFTEISFEGLERVSQKLALSYITFHTNEFVSDNEIKKSIQKLLLSKKFQSVNFFQLNKKIIFKVKEFPILSKISLQGNHEINIDVIKNLLNISNIFKKKFFNKQNLLILKKEILNYYSHILRNHVLVNFQILDKGKNVQNLKISILDQGPTYIHKLIFLDNKNFNTENLLNLFNFYEKPFFLKKKNPDHFSYEDFQIGLEKLYHFYNSRGYLNFHIVNTKLKYFNNKKNVDISLKLHEGSPYIVSSILINEIKPYFIKNSDILSSIKINKLYNVDDFFILQNKIQDILLRNGYFYSNINIIPIIDKINKTVKFNINIDKKNICKLNSIQIKGNRSISEKDLINIIYQKKNSVLNIDLIKRDLKILQETNFFDQISFQFQPLSVDKNSSCFDLIYFVHEKKSNTFNFGFGYNTLSQLNYNFQFKKNHFFGMGKSVSIDLDKSFNKSNIEICYQNPYFTVHKFFLVEKIFANIDEFNSKNNLYNNLNFSNQKLKKIYSTFIDFLKIYKLNFKNKILNYGMEQSLSCSIFSKFILNTCIGYEYNESRSIFNNNIFHANIDLDHNTFHTINSNQIFNIQKYFYINNSIYFNKLNNPFFPNLGNEFEFSIKSFFPTLENSYLQLICDSKQYFPIIKKNNLLTLFIHSYFGCEVFPGDNLLFSNFTDSYNKHNHSIRGYISDRIGPKVLKEDTIFNENINNINLDQSFKSSIYKKNNFFNHTVGGNLISINSIELISSIPIIENKYSKDFRISLFIDFGNIWKNNFFSKNNFKQNFIYFNPKNICSSYGCALKWKSPFGLISLSYAFPIGKYNLEDLERFQIHFGS, encoded by the coding sequence ATGAAAATAAAAAAATTTTTTTTATTATTTTTATTAATTTTTAGTATAAACATTGGATATGCACATAATAAAGTATTATTTACAGAAATTTCGTTTGAAGGATTAGAAAGAGTATCTCAAAAATTAGCTTTAAGTTATATAACTTTTCATACGAATGAATTTGTATCTGATAATGAAATTAAAAAAAGTATTCAAAAATTATTATTAAGTAAAAAGTTTCAAAGTGTAAATTTTTTTCAGTTAAATAAAAAAATAATATTTAAAGTAAAAGAATTTCCTATTCTATCAAAAATTTCACTTCAAGGAAATCATGAAATTAATATTGATGTTATAAAAAATTTATTAAATATATCTAATATATTTAAAAAAAAATTTTTTAATAAACAAAATTTATTAATTTTAAAGAAAGAAATATTAAACTATTATTCTCATATTTTAAGAAATCATGTTTTAGTAAATTTTCAAATTTTAGATAAAGGTAAAAATGTTCAGAATTTAAAAATATCTATATTAGATCAAGGACCTACTTATATTCATAAATTAATTTTTTTAGATAATAAAAATTTTAATACAGAGAATTTATTAAATTTATTTAATTTTTATGAAAAACCATTTTTTTTAAAAAAAAAGAATCCAGATCATTTTAGTTATGAGGATTTTCAAATAGGATTAGAGAAATTATATCATTTTTATAATAGTCGCGGTTATTTAAATTTTCATATAGTAAATACTAAACTAAAGTATTTTAATAATAAAAAAAATGTAGATATTTCATTAAAACTTCATGAAGGAAGTCCTTATATTGTATCTTCTATTTTAATTAATGAAATAAAACCTTATTTTATTAAAAATTCTGATATTTTATCATCTATAAAAATTAATAAATTATACAATGTAGATGATTTTTTTATTTTACAAAATAAAATTCAAGATATTTTATTAAGAAATGGTTACTTTTATTCTAATATTAATATAATTCCTATTATAGATAAAATAAATAAAACAGTAAAATTTAATATTAATATTGATAAAAAAAATATATGTAAATTAAATAGTATTCAAATTAAAGGGAATAGATCTATTTCAGAAAAAGATTTAATAAACATAATATATCAAAAAAAAAATAGTGTTCTAAATATAGATTTAATTAAAAGGGATTTAAAAATTTTACAAGAAACGAATTTTTTTGATCAAATTTCTTTTCAATTTCAACCTTTATCTGTTGATAAAAATTCATCTTGTTTTGATTTAATATATTTTGTACATGAAAAAAAATCTAATACTTTTAATTTTGGTTTTGGATATAATACTTTAAGTCAATTAAATTACAATTTTCAATTTAAAAAAAATCACTTTTTTGGAATGGGAAAATCAGTTTCTATTGATTTAGATAAATCTTTTAATAAGAGTAATATAGAAATATGTTATCAAAATCCATATTTTACAGTTCATAAATTTTTTTTAGTTGAAAAAATTTTTGCTAATATTGATGAATTTAATTCAAAAAATAATTTGTATAATAATTTAAATTTTTCGAATCAAAAATTAAAAAAAATATACAGTACTTTTATAGATTTTCTTAAAATTTATAAATTAAATTTTAAGAATAAAATTTTAAATTATGGTATGGAGCAATCTTTATCTTGTTCTATTTTTTCAAAATTTATTTTAAATACATGTATTGGTTATGAATATAACGAATCAAGAAGTATATTTAATAATAATATTTTTCATGCTAATATTGATTTAGATCACAATACATTTCATACAATTAATTCAAATCAAATTTTTAATATACAAAAATATTTTTATATAAATAATTCTATTTATTTTAATAAATTAAATAATCCATTTTTTCCAAATTTAGGTAATGAGTTTGAGTTTTCTATTAAATCATTTTTTCCTACATTAGAAAATAGTTATTTACAATTGATATGCGATAGTAAACAATATTTTCCTATTATAAAAAAAAATAATTTATTAACATTATTTATTCATTCTTATTTCGGTTGTGAAGTATTTCCAGGAGATAATTTATTATTTAGTAATTTTACTGATTCTTATAATAAACATAATCATTCTATTAGAGGATATATTTCAGATAGAATTGGTCCTAAAGTTTTAAAAGAAGATACTATTTTTAATGAAAATATTAATAATATAAATTTAGATCAAAGTTTTAAATCATCAATATACAAAAAAAATAATTTTTTTAATCATACAGTCGGAGGAAATTTAATATCTATAAACAGTATAGAATTAATTTCTTCTATTCCAATTATTGAAAATAAATATTCTAAAGATTTTAGAATATCTTTATTTATAGATTTTGGAAACATATGGAAAAATAATTTTTTCTCAAAAAATAATTTTAAACAAAATTTTATTTATTTTAATCCTAAAAATATTTGTTCTTCATATGGTTGTGCTTTAAAATGGAAATCTCCTTTTGGTTTAATATCTTTATCTTATGCTTTTCCTATAGGAAAATATAATTTGGAAGATTTAGAGCGTTTTCAAATTCATTTTGGGTCTTAA
- the fabZ gene encoding 3-hydroxyacyl-ACP dehydratase FabZ, which produces MCFHKKNNFLMFIPHRYPFLFVDKVIDFKKKNYLISKVTLHSKKFFSGHFPKNPIFPGVYILESMMQSAGILVGISCVNFFSKKKIYYLVCIQNAKFKKNVFPNDIIYIKILFLKSFNNFFKFQGYAYVKNFLVCEATFTLYIKNNF; this is translated from the coding sequence ATGTGTTTTCATAAAAAAAATAATTTTTTAATGTTTATTCCTCATAGATATCCTTTTTTATTTGTTGATAAAGTAATAGATTTTAAAAAAAAAAATTATTTGATTTCAAAAGTTACATTACATTCTAAAAAATTTTTTTCTGGTCATTTTCCTAAAAATCCTATTTTTCCAGGAGTATACATATTAGAATCTATGATGCAATCTGCTGGAATTTTAGTTGGAATAAGTTGTGTCAATTTTTTTTCAAAAAAAAAAATATATTATTTAGTATGTATTCAGAATGCTAAATTTAAAAAAAATGTTTTTCCAAATGACATAATTTATATTAAAATATTATTTCTAAAAAGTTTTAATAATTTTTTTAAATTTCAAGGTTATGCTTATGTAAAAAATTTTTTAGTATGCGAAGCAACTTTTACTCTTTATATTAAAAATAATTTTTAA